GCTGGTCGGCGCCTTCGCCGCCGGCACCGTCGCGGCGCTGACCGGCTCCGCCTGGCTCGGACTTCTCGCCGCTATCCTCGCTTCGGTATTCTTCGCTCTGCTGCATGGCTTCGCCTCGATCACCCATCGCGGCAATCAGATCGTGTCCGGCGTGGCGATCAATTTCATCGCCGCCGGCCTCACCGCGCAATTGGGCGAGACGTGGTTCGACCTCGGCGGCCAGACGCCGCAGCTCCCCAATGACGCCCGCTTCATGGTGATCGCCTGGCCCTATGCCGAGACGCTGCGCGGCGTTCCCGTCATCGGCCAGATCTATTCGCAGATCCTCTCGGGCCAGAATATTCTCGTCTATTTCGCGTTCCTCGCCGTACCGCTCACCTGGTGGCTGCTCTACCGCACCCGCTTCGGCCTGCGCCTCAGAGCCGTCGGCGAGAATCCGGCTGCCGTGGACACGGCCGGCATTTCGGTGCCCGCCATGCGCTATGCGGCGGTGACCTGCTGCGGCGTGCTTTGCGGCTTTGCCGGCGCCTATCTTTCCATCGCGCAGAGCGCCGGTTTCATCGAGCATATGACGGCGGGCAAAGGTTTCATCGCGCTGGCCGCGCTGATCTTCGCCAAATGGCGTCCGGTCCCGGCCATGTGGGCCTGCCTGCTGTTCGGCGTGCTCGAAGCCGTTGCGATCCGGCTGCAGGGCGTGCCGATTACCGGCATCGGCATTGTGCCGGTGCAGCTGATGCAGGCCGTGCCCTATATCCTGACCGTTGTACTGCTGGCGGGCTTCATCGGCCGCGCGGTGGCGCCCAAGGCCGGCGGCGTGCCCTATGTGAAGGAAAAATAAGATGGCTGACGGATCTCTCATCGCCGCGGCGGTCGCGGCGCGGGGCAAAGCCTATGCGCCCTATTCGCGCTTCCTTGTCGGAGCGGCGGTGAAGGACGAGGCGGGTGCCGTGCATTCGGGTTGCAATGTCGAGAATGCCGCTTATCCGCAAGGCACGTGCGCCGAGGCCGGCGCCATTGCCGCCATGGTTCTGGCCGGCGGCCGCAGGATCATGGAGGCCGTGGTGGTTGGCGCCGGCGAGGGGCTGGTGACGCCCTGCGGCGGCTGCCGGCAGAAACTACGCGAATTCGGAAGCGCTGATCTCGCCATCCATGTCTGCGACGAGACGGGCCGCGTCAGGAAGAGCTTCACGCTCGGCGAATTGCTGCCCGCATCCTTCGGTCCGGAGAACCTGTCGTCATGATCCGGGCCGTCGATATCCTGCGCCAGCGGCTCGGCACGCTGCGCCCTGAGACGGCCATCGTCCTCGGCTCGAGCCTGGGACCGGTCGCCGAAGCGGTCGCCTCGCCGGTGCGCATTCCCTATCGCGATCTGCCGGGCTTTCCGGTGCCCGGCATCTCCGGTCATTCGGGCGAGGTCTTTGCCGGTCATCTGGCGGACCGGCCCGTTCTGGTCCTGCGCGGGCGCGGCCATCCTTACGAGCGTGGCGACGCCGCCGTCATGCGCCCGGTCATCGAGGCGCTTCAGGTCCTCGGCGTGACGACCTTGATCCTCACCAATGCGGCGGGCTCGCTGACCTCGGCGATGCGGCCGGGCAGCCTCATGCTGATCACCGATCACATTAATTTCTCCGGCATGAATCCGCTGGTCGGGGAAGAGGGGGACAAGGGCTTCGTGCCGATGACCGCCGCCTATGACGCGAAGCTCGGCGAGGCGATGCGCCGCGCCGCCCAGGCTGAGCAGATCAGGCTGCATGAAGGCGTTTATGTCTGGTTCTCCGGTCCGAGCTTCGAGACCCCGGCCGAGATCCGCATGGCGCAAAGCTGGGGCGCTCATGCCGTCGGCATGTCGACGGTCCCCGAAGTCATCATGGCGCGCCGCTTTGGCTTGCGCGTCGCGGGGCTCTCCGTCATCACCAATCTCGGCGCCGGCATCGAAGGGGCAAGCCCCAGCCATGAGGAAACCAAGAGCGAAGGCATGAAGGCGGCAGGCGATATGACGAGGCTTCTGTCGCGCTTCTGCGCCGGAGGCATCTGATGCTCGCCCAGGAATTCATCCGCCGGAAACGCGACGGCAAGGCGCTGGCGCCCGCCGACATCGCCGAGTTCATCGGCGGTCTCACCAGCGGCAGCGTCTCGGAAGGCCAGGCCGCGGCTTTCGCCATGGCGGTCTTCCTGCGTGGCATGTCGCGCGACGAGGCGGTGGCGCTCACCGAGGCCATGCGCGATTCGGGAACAGTGCTCGACTGGAAGGATCTCGACCGACCCGTCGTCGACAAGCATTCGACCGGCGGCGTCGGCGACAATGTCTCCCTGATGCTGGCGCCGATGCTCGCTGCTCTGGGCTGCGCCGTGCCGATGATCTCGGGGCGCGGCCTCGGCCATACCGGCGGCACGCTCGACAAGCTCGATTCCATCCCAGGCTATGTCTCGCAGCCCGGCCTCGATCTTTTTCGCAAAGTGGTGCGCGAGGCGGGCTGCGCCGTTATCGGCCAGACGGCCGATCTCGCACCCGCCGACAAGCGCCTCTATGCCATTCGCGACGTGACCGGAACCGTCGAATCGGTGCCGCTGATCACCGCCTCCATCCTGTCGAAGAAGCTGGCCGCGGGCCTGGGACAACTCGTCCTCGATGTGAAGACGGGAACCGGCGCTTTCATGGCGACGCCGGAAGCTGCGCGCGAGCTCACCGAGAGCCTTGTCGCGGTGGCCAATGGCGCCGGCCTCAAGACCTCGGCGCTCATTACCGACATGAACGAACCCTTGGCGAGTGCGGCCGGCAATGCCGTCGAGGTCATCAATGCGCTCGACTATCTTACCGGCGCCAAGCGCGATCCACGCCTGCATGAGGTCACCATCGCGCTGGGCGCTGAGCTGCTGCGGCTCGCCGGCCTTGCCGGGAGCGAAGCGGAGGGCAGAGCCATGCTGGAGCAGGTCTTGAGCTCGGGAAAGGCGGCGGAACACTTCCAGGCCATGGCGTCGGGGCTGGGCGGACCCAAGGACCTCCTGGCGAAGTTCAGATCGCATCTGCCGAAGGCGCCCGTCATCCGTCCGGTCATGGCGAGCGAGGAGGGCGTCGTCACTCTCATCGACGCGCGGGCCCTCGGCCTCGCGGTGATCGAGCTGGGCGGCGGCCGGCGTGTCGCCAGCGATAGGATCGATCACGCGGTCGGCCTGACGGAACTTGCCGGCAAAACGGCTTCCGTCGGACGCGACCGGCCGCTCGCTCTCATCCATGCGCGCGACGAGGCTTCTTTCGCGCGCGCCGCCGCGATGGTGCGCGGTGCCTATCGCTTAGGCGAAGCGCCTCCTGTATCATCGCCGGTGCTCACGCGTATCGGAGCCTAGATCTCATGAGCCGTGCTTTCCTCTTTATCCTTGACTCCGTCGGCATTGGCGGTGCGCCCGATGCCGATCGGTTCGGCGACAAGGGAGCGAACACGCTATGCCATGTCGCGGCGCAGACACCGCTCGCTTTGCCGAATCTCAGCTCATTGGGGCTAGGCCATGCCGCGCAGGCGGCGAGCGGCCATCTGCCGAAGGGGTTCACTCTTGAAACGCCCCTCAAGGGCCAATGGGGCTTCGGCGTCGAGAGATCGAACGGCAAGGACACGCCCTCCGGCCATTGGGAGATCGCCGGCTTGCCGGTCGTCTTCGACTGGGGCTATTTCCCGAAGACGGTTCCCTGTTTCCCTAGGAGCTTCACCGACGCGCTGATCGCGCGCGCCGAATTGCCGGGACTCATCGGCAACAAGCACGCCTCCGGCACCGACATCATCGCCGAACATGGCGAGGCGCATATGGAGAACGCAAAGCCGATCATCTACACCTCGGCCGATTCGGTGATCCAGATCGCCGCACATGAGGAGACTTTCGGCCTCGACCGTCTCTACGAAGTCTGCGAGGTGGCGCGCGAACTGTCCTACGATCTCAATGTCGGCCGCGTCATCGCCAGGCCTTTTGTCGGCGCCGATGCACGCGATTTCACCCGCACCGGCAACCGCAAGGATTATTCGATCCCGCCGCCGTCGCCGACTTTGCTCGACCGGCTCTCAGCGGCCGGCCGCGACGTCGTCTCGATCGGCAAGATCGGTGACATCTACGCCCATTCCGGCACCGGCCGCGAGATCAAGGCGGTCGGCAATGACGCGCTGTTCGAGGCGACGCTAGAGGCCATGCCGGGCCTGCGCGACGGCGGGTTGCTGCTGACCAATTTCGTCGATTTCGACATGCTCTATGGCCACCGCCGCGATCCCAAGGGTTACGGCGCGGCGCTCGAGGCCTTCGATGAGCAGCTGCCGCAAGCCCTCGATCGGCTGCAGCCGGGCGATCTCCTCGTCATTACCGCCGATCACGGCTGCGATCCGACCTGGCGCGGCAGTGATCACACGCGCGAATGCGTGCCGATCCTCACTTTCGCGCCCGGTATGGCACCGGGAAGCCTCGGGAGGCGCGACGGCTTCGCCGATATCGGCCAGACCATCGCGGCGCATCTCGGCATCGCGCCGCTGGCGGCGGGAAAGTCGTGGCTGTGAACATACAAATGCGCATCAGATTTGTCGTTGACGATGAGCTCTTCGCCAAGGAAGCCCCTCACGCAGCTATGCCTGCCTCTAAAGATGAACGGATCATCATCGAACCCGGCGACGTTCGCGATATCGCCAGCCGCGAGACCAACCCTGATTGTTGGCATAGCCGTGTCGCGATCCTTCCTTCTCTACAAGGATGGCACCGCACGCGATCCATTCACCTCCTTTAAGCAGACGGCGCCAGCTAGGCGGAGCTAGCCGCGACATTCGGCTATGCGCTGGCGCAGATCGGCACGATTGGAACCTGGTCGAACTACCTGCGCTGTTCCCCGCCGTTTTTTTTGATCCCCTTGAAGCTCTAGTGACTAGAGATCTTATGTTGGTCCGGAACAGAAAAGGAGCATTCCGATGAGCCAACGCCTCCTTGACGGCTTACCCATTGAAAACCGGCCCCGGCCGGATGCCTCTCCTGCGAGACCAAGGTCTCGGCTGGGCATCTGGGTCACCGCCGCAGTACTCGCCTGGTCACTTTTGGCCTGGTCTGGATACATTCTTGTAGATCCCCTGCTGACCTGGTTGGCTTCGAGTGCTGGCCTTCTCGTCGAAAGCGGCAAGGATGTCGCAACGGCAATGGGGGCCAAGGAGTTCGTCCCCATCGCTGACACAATCGGCATAAGCGGGCTGCTGGGCCAGTTCATCAGCTTGCTGCAGCTCGTACTGAAGCCGGCCATTGTCGTTGTTTGGGCGATCGGCGCCTTGCTGCTAATGGCTACCGGCCTGCTTTTCCCGAGGCTGCGCGAGCTGATCGCATGTCGGCGCTGA
This genomic stretch from Nordella sp. HKS 07 harbors:
- a CDS encoding ABC transporter permease, translating into MEWLDLIAQISGSAIRFSVPLLFACLAGLYSERSGVFDIGLEGKMLVGAFAAGTVAALTGSAWLGLLAAILASVFFALLHGFASITHRGNQIVSGVAINFIAAGLTAQLGETWFDLGGQTPQLPNDARFMVIAWPYAETLRGVPVIGQIYSQILSGQNILVYFAFLAVPLTWWLLYRTRFGLRLRAVGENPAAVDTAGISVPAMRYAAVTCCGVLCGFAGAYLSIAQSAGFIEHMTAGKGFIALAALIFAKWRPVPAMWACLLFGVLEAVAIRLQGVPITGIGIVPVQLMQAVPYILTVVLLAGFIGRAVAPKAGGVPYVKEK
- a CDS encoding cytidine deaminase, encoding MADGSLIAAAVAARGKAYAPYSRFLVGAAVKDEAGAVHSGCNVENAAYPQGTCAEAGAIAAMVLAGGRRIMEAVVVGAGEGLVTPCGGCRQKLREFGSADLAIHVCDETGRVRKSFTLGELLPASFGPENLSS
- a CDS encoding purine-nucleoside phosphorylase, which gives rise to MIRAVDILRQRLGTLRPETAIVLGSSLGPVAEAVASPVRIPYRDLPGFPVPGISGHSGEVFAGHLADRPVLVLRGRGHPYERGDAAVMRPVIEALQVLGVTTLILTNAAGSLTSAMRPGSLMLITDHINFSGMNPLVGEEGDKGFVPMTAAYDAKLGEAMRRAAQAEQIRLHEGVYVWFSGPSFETPAEIRMAQSWGAHAVGMSTVPEVIMARRFGLRVAGLSVITNLGAGIEGASPSHEETKSEGMKAAGDMTRLLSRFCAGGI
- the deoA gene encoding thymidine phosphorylase, translating into MLAQEFIRRKRDGKALAPADIAEFIGGLTSGSVSEGQAAAFAMAVFLRGMSRDEAVALTEAMRDSGTVLDWKDLDRPVVDKHSTGGVGDNVSLMLAPMLAALGCAVPMISGRGLGHTGGTLDKLDSIPGYVSQPGLDLFRKVVREAGCAVIGQTADLAPADKRLYAIRDVTGTVESVPLITASILSKKLAAGLGQLVLDVKTGTGAFMATPEAARELTESLVAVANGAGLKTSALITDMNEPLASAAGNAVEVINALDYLTGAKRDPRLHEVTIALGAELLRLAGLAGSEAEGRAMLEQVLSSGKAAEHFQAMASGLGGPKDLLAKFRSHLPKAPVIRPVMASEEGVVTLIDARALGLAVIELGGGRRVASDRIDHAVGLTELAGKTASVGRDRPLALIHARDEASFARAAAMVRGAYRLGEAPPVSSPVLTRIGA
- a CDS encoding phosphopentomutase codes for the protein MSRAFLFILDSVGIGGAPDADRFGDKGANTLCHVAAQTPLALPNLSSLGLGHAAQAASGHLPKGFTLETPLKGQWGFGVERSNGKDTPSGHWEIAGLPVVFDWGYFPKTVPCFPRSFTDALIARAELPGLIGNKHASGTDIIAEHGEAHMENAKPIIYTSADSVIQIAAHEETFGLDRLYEVCEVARELSYDLNVGRVIARPFVGADARDFTRTGNRKDYSIPPPSPTLLDRLSAAGRDVVSIGKIGDIYAHSGTGREIKAVGNDALFEATLEAMPGLRDGGLLLTNFVDFDMLYGHRRDPKGYGAALEAFDEQLPQALDRLQPGDLLVITADHGCDPTWRGSDHTRECVPILTFAPGMAPGSLGRRDGFADIGQTIAAHLGIAPLAAGKSWL